The following coding sequences lie in one Thalassoglobus polymorphus genomic window:
- a CDS encoding fatty acid CoA ligase family protein: MTESVNIALRFSKFAKLNPNQTAVVETIKTRRDGQVVYRQLSFQELDEESDRIAAGLRERGCGPGMKLVLFVPFSIDFVSLTFALFKTGATIVLIDPGMGRTNIFRCLEEVNPDGFVALPLVHFVRLLNRRKFPNAKFNISSSCWMPGVIGKLSELKKSKAESFAVAKTKREDLAAIIFTSGSTGPPKGVAYEHGMFDAQVEMIQSYYGIEPGEVDLPGFPLFGLFNAAMGVTTVIPEMDPTKPAQVDPEKMIRDIEKFKVTQAFGSPAFWNRVGRYCVENGVTFPTIKRALSAGGPVPVHVLKRMQKVITKPGADLFTPYGATESLPVASIGGSQVLNETASRTGQGEGTCVGKTFPGVDVKIIEITDGPISFMTDAKELPHGEIGEIIVRSPSVTREYFQRVEATALAKIADGDRFWHRIGDVGYFDNEQQLWFCGRKAHIVDVNGVRHFSVKCEAIFNEHPNVYRSALVGIGEKPNQSPVIVVEPEAGEFPENSAALQKFHDELLALGKASELTQSIETILFHRSLPVDTRHNVKINREQLAKWAQEQMS, translated from the coding sequence ATGACTGAATCTGTCAATATCGCCCTTCGCTTCAGCAAATTCGCCAAGCTCAATCCGAATCAAACAGCGGTTGTTGAAACAATTAAGACCAGACGTGACGGTCAGGTTGTCTACCGGCAGTTGAGTTTTCAGGAACTCGACGAGGAATCAGATCGAATCGCTGCCGGACTCCGAGAACGAGGCTGCGGGCCGGGCATGAAGCTTGTGCTGTTTGTCCCCTTCAGCATCGACTTCGTCTCGCTGACATTTGCTCTCTTCAAAACCGGAGCGACGATTGTATTGATCGACCCGGGAATGGGCCGCACGAACATCTTTCGTTGCCTTGAAGAAGTCAATCCAGATGGATTTGTGGCACTTCCGCTGGTTCATTTTGTTCGTCTTTTGAATCGTCGCAAGTTTCCGAATGCAAAATTCAATATCTCATCCAGCTGCTGGATGCCGGGAGTCATTGGCAAGCTGAGCGAGCTGAAAAAGTCCAAAGCCGAATCTTTCGCTGTCGCAAAAACAAAACGGGAAGATCTGGCGGCCATCATCTTCACTTCCGGAAGCACTGGTCCTCCAAAGGGTGTTGCCTATGAACATGGGATGTTCGATGCTCAGGTCGAGATGATTCAGTCCTATTACGGAATTGAGCCGGGAGAGGTCGACCTGCCAGGCTTTCCGTTGTTTGGATTGTTCAACGCTGCGATGGGCGTGACGACCGTGATTCCTGAGATGGACCCCACGAAGCCCGCTCAGGTCGATCCTGAAAAAATGATTCGCGATATCGAAAAATTCAAAGTCACACAGGCGTTCGGATCACCTGCGTTCTGGAATCGTGTCGGCAGATATTGCGTTGAGAACGGCGTTACTTTCCCAACAATCAAGCGTGCTCTGTCAGCTGGCGGTCCCGTTCCAGTCCACGTTTTGAAACGAATGCAAAAAGTGATTACCAAGCCGGGCGCCGACCTGTTCACTCCTTACGGAGCGACCGAAAGTTTGCCGGTCGCTTCAATTGGTGGTTCGCAGGTTCTTAATGAAACCGCGAGCAGAACGGGGCAAGGCGAAGGAACATGTGTCGGAAAGACGTTTCCCGGAGTGGATGTCAAAATCATCGAAATCACTGATGGCCCAATCTCATTTATGACCGATGCGAAAGAGCTGCCACATGGCGAGATCGGTGAGATCATCGTCCGGAGTCCTTCCGTCACTCGAGAGTATTTTCAACGTGTAGAAGCGACAGCACTTGCGAAGATTGCAGATGGGGATCGCTTCTGGCATCGAATTGGTGATGTCGGATACTTCGACAACGAACAGCAACTTTGGTTTTGCGGGCGAAAAGCTCACATCGTTGACGTGAATGGCGTACGACATTTTTCGGTGAAGTGTGAAGCCATTTTCAACGAGCATCCAAATGTCTATCGCTCGGCACTTGTCGGGATTGGAGAAAAACCGAACCAAAGCCCTGTCATCGTTGTTGAACCAGAGGCGGGAGAGTTTCCGGAAAACTCAGCAGCACTTCAAAAGTTTCACGACGAATTGCTTGCTCTCGGGAAAGCCTCTGAACTGACACAATCAATTGAGACTATTCTCTTTCATCGCAGCTTGCCGGTTGATACTCGCCACAATGTGAAGATTAATCGTGAGCAACTTGCGAAGTGGGCACAAGAACAGATGTCGTAA
- the dusB gene encoding tRNA dihydrouridine synthase DusB, translated as MTSSNYQERSLAPQTLQFGSLTLPSRYLLSPLAGFTNLPFRRVCREIGGVGLCTTDLVSARGLLEKNEKSIQLIKTHEVDTPYSVQIFGPDPIEMRDAAQFLVEYGVDSIDINMGCPVDRITSGGAGSAMMCSVNKTIELVQTVVDAVSIPVTVKMRLGWDDTQLTAPKFAREFEQVGVVAVAIHGRTREQGFRGSVNREGIRKVVEAVESIPVIGNGDILNVEDAQRMFQETGCQGISIGRGALANPWIFRQLVEWETTGSIQPPGNFDERLQLMMRQFGYLEELVGPRRSVVMFRKMGHWYLKGMRVRKALRHQFQTARDRDELQIALDAISEAGPVGGSRTGLLPEMHVPVPSGPVEKW; from the coding sequence ATGACTTCGTCGAATTATCAAGAACGATCTCTCGCCCCGCAAACGTTGCAGTTTGGCTCGCTCACGCTGCCATCGAGGTATTTACTCTCTCCATTGGCAGGGTTTACGAACTTGCCGTTTCGTCGAGTTTGTCGAGAAATCGGCGGGGTTGGACTCTGCACGACTGATCTCGTAAGTGCTCGGGGTTTGTTAGAGAAGAATGAGAAATCGATCCAGCTGATCAAAACTCACGAGGTCGATACTCCTTACTCGGTCCAGATCTTTGGTCCAGATCCCATCGAAATGCGTGATGCAGCTCAGTTTCTTGTCGAATATGGTGTCGACTCGATTGATATCAATATGGGATGCCCGGTCGATCGGATTACCAGTGGAGGGGCCGGGTCCGCGATGATGTGTTCGGTCAATAAAACGATCGAACTTGTCCAAACTGTGGTCGATGCTGTCTCGATTCCGGTGACCGTTAAAATGCGTCTTGGCTGGGACGACACGCAACTGACCGCTCCCAAGTTCGCCAGAGAGTTTGAACAGGTCGGCGTTGTGGCGGTGGCGATTCATGGTCGGACTCGAGAGCAGGGCTTTCGAGGATCTGTCAACCGAGAAGGAATTCGCAAGGTCGTCGAGGCGGTCGAGTCGATCCCGGTAATCGGGAACGGAGATATCCTCAATGTTGAAGATGCACAGCGGATGTTCCAGGAGACTGGCTGTCAGGGGATTTCGATAGGACGCGGTGCCTTAGCGAACCCTTGGATCTTCCGTCAACTTGTCGAATGGGAAACGACTGGATCGATTCAGCCCCCGGGGAACTTTGATGAGCGTCTTCAGCTGATGATGCGTCAATTCGGCTATCTGGAAGAGTTGGTCGGCCCGCGCCGCTCGGTTGTCATGTTCCGAAAGATGGGGCATTGGTATCTCAAAGGGATGCGAGTACGGAAAGCACTTCGCCACCAATTTCAGACTGCACGAGATCGGGATGAATTACAAATCGCTCTCGACGCAATCAGCGAAGCTGGTCCAGTCGGTGGTTCGAGAACGGGATTGCTGCCAGAAATGCACGTTCCGGTTCCCTCGGGACCTGTCGAAAAATGGTAA
- a CDS encoding C-terminal binding protein, whose amino-acid sequence MPKSKVVITDFINPPLHHEEKILGDIAEVEALNAFSEDDLTGKIENADAIMLYHFISLTEKTINRLENCKLIVRCGVGFDNVDRALAREKGINVANVPDYGTEEVADSAIGMMLTLTRGVHYMNNRLQRGAGPWIYEQVKPTHRLRGRTFGIIGVGRIGTATALRAKALGMRVIYYDPHVPDGRDKSLGIERIEELDDLLSQSDVVSAHCPRTDETQHMINDETIAKMKPGAFLVNTARGGVVDAHAVLRAIEGDHLRGAALDVLETEPPEEDDPLMVAWRNPSHPAYDRLILNPHAAFYSEEGLDDMRIKGSQNCLRVLNGQKPRNVVN is encoded by the coding sequence ATGCCCAAATCGAAAGTTGTCATTACCGATTTTATTAACCCACCTCTCCATCATGAAGAGAAGATTTTGGGCGACATTGCAGAGGTCGAGGCTCTGAATGCTTTCTCAGAGGATGATCTTACCGGGAAGATCGAAAACGCCGACGCGATCATGCTGTACCATTTCATCTCCCTCACAGAAAAGACGATCAATCGCCTGGAAAACTGCAAGCTGATTGTCCGATGCGGCGTCGGCTTCGACAATGTGGACAGAGCGCTGGCTCGGGAAAAGGGGATCAACGTCGCTAATGTCCCGGATTACGGAACCGAAGAGGTCGCAGACTCTGCGATCGGGATGATGCTCACGCTGACTCGGGGAGTTCATTATATGAACAACCGCTTACAGCGAGGCGCAGGACCGTGGATCTATGAACAAGTGAAGCCAACTCACCGTCTTCGCGGCAGAACCTTCGGCATCATTGGTGTTGGCCGAATCGGAACTGCAACTGCCCTTCGAGCAAAGGCTTTAGGGATGCGGGTGATCTATTACGATCCACACGTTCCTGATGGACGCGATAAATCACTGGGGATTGAGCGAATCGAAGAACTGGACGACCTTCTTTCTCAGTCGGATGTTGTCAGCGCACACTGTCCTCGAACTGATGAAACTCAGCATATGATCAATGACGAAACGATCGCCAAGATGAAACCGGGCGCATTTTTGGTCAATACTGCACGAGGCGGGGTGGTCGATGCTCATGCAGTCCTGAGAGCAATCGAAGGAGATCATTTGCGAGGAGCAGCACTCGATGTCCTTGAAACCGAGCCTCCCGAAGAGGACGATCCTCTCATGGTCGCCTGGAGAAATCCCTCTCATCCGGCGTATGATCGGCTCATTCTCAATCCCCACGCAGCTTTCTATTCCGAGGAAGGGTTAGATGACATGAGAATTAAAGGGAGCCAGAACTGTTTGCGGGTCCTCAACGGTCAAAAACCACGAAATGTGGTGAATTGA
- the rpsD gene encoding 30S ribosomal protein S4, producing MGRYTGPKARINRRLGFQVFENAGAVRAFERKEYPPGMAQRRRKTSNYGLALVEKQKIKFYYGLREKHLRRYFDKARRIKGNTGENLMILCERRMDNVVRRAGFTKSRPQARQGIVHGHFLINGRRVDRPSFMVKAGDKITVKNRPNLKQLYKELSEDSGDTGCSWINFDGDELTAIVTSLPTFDDVSLPVDVGQVVAFLSR from the coding sequence ATGGGACGTTACACCGGACCCAAAGCGAGAATCAATCGCCGTCTCGGTTTTCAAGTTTTTGAAAACGCGGGCGCTGTTCGAGCATTTGAACGCAAAGAATACCCACCAGGGATGGCTCAACGTCGACGCAAAACCAGTAACTATGGTTTAGCTCTCGTTGAAAAGCAGAAGATCAAGTTCTATTACGGTCTTCGCGAAAAGCATCTCCGTCGATACTTCGACAAAGCCCGACGTATTAAAGGGAACACCGGAGAGAATCTGATGATTCTTTGCGAGCGACGTATGGACAATGTTGTCCGTCGAGCCGGGTTCACCAAATCACGTCCGCAAGCACGCCAGGGAATTGTCCATGGGCACTTCCTGATCAACGGTCGCCGCGTCGACCGTCCATCCTTCATGGTGAAAGCTGGCGATAAAATTACTGTCAAGAACCGTCCGAATCTTAAGCAGCTTTACAAAGAGCTGAGCGAAGATTCTGGAGATACAGGTTGTAGCTGGATCAACTTTGATGGTGACGAACTCACCGCCATTGTCACCTCACTACCAACATTTGACGATGTCAGCCTTCCGGTTGACGTCGGACAAGTCGTCGCGTTCCTGTCGCGATAG
- a CDS encoding sugar phosphate isomerase/epimerase family protein — MSGEMNINRRQLLAGAALAGTMGLSSFAQGQKPEVPQEQPRPPVKRTPRIATSTYSYWRFRPDTKLSIEECIDLAANAGFDGVEVLHIQMQDESNAALQRIKQRAFRNGIDLCGCSTHQSFVSPDADKRQRNIDHTIHCIELAYALGIPTIRVNTGRWGTIKSFDELMAKKGIEPILPGHTEDEGFKWVIDSLEKCLPKAEECGVVLGLENHWGLGRTAEGVIRVIDAIDSPWLQATLDTGNFLERQYEQYELLAPYAAFVQAKTYFGGGTWYTLEIDYERVAKILSDVNYTGYVSLEFEGKEAHETAIPKSLQMLRKSFGE; from the coding sequence ATGTCAGGTGAAATGAACATCAATCGACGCCAACTGCTCGCCGGGGCCGCCTTGGCTGGGACGATGGGACTCAGCAGTTTCGCACAAGGCCAGAAGCCGGAAGTGCCGCAAGAACAGCCGCGACCTCCAGTGAAGCGAACTCCTCGAATCGCAACGTCGACGTATTCGTACTGGAGATTCCGACCTGATACGAAATTGAGCATTGAAGAGTGCATTGACCTCGCTGCTAACGCTGGATTCGATGGTGTGGAAGTCTTGCATATTCAAATGCAGGATGAATCAAACGCCGCATTGCAACGAATTAAACAGCGTGCTTTCCGGAACGGAATCGACCTGTGTGGGTGCTCAACACATCAATCTTTCGTTTCTCCTGATGCCGACAAGCGACAGAGAAATATCGACCATACCATCCACTGCATCGAACTTGCTTATGCTCTCGGTATCCCTACGATTCGCGTCAATACCGGTCGATGGGGCACAATTAAAAGCTTCGATGAACTTATGGCGAAAAAGGGAATCGAGCCAATTCTTCCGGGACATACCGAAGACGAAGGATTCAAATGGGTCATCGATTCGCTGGAAAAATGTCTTCCCAAAGCGGAAGAATGTGGCGTCGTACTGGGGCTCGAAAACCACTGGGGACTGGGAAGGACAGCTGAAGGCGTCATCCGAGTCATTGATGCCATCGATTCTCCCTGGCTGCAAGCAACACTCGATACCGGAAATTTTCTGGAGCGGCAGTACGAGCAATACGAACTACTCGCCCCGTACGCAGCTTTCGTTCAAGCCAAAACCTATTTCGGCGGAGGAACGTGGTACACCCTCGAAATCGATTATGAGCGCGTCGCCAAAATACTCTCTGACGTCAACTACACCGGATATGTTTCGCTCGAATTCGAAGGCAAAGAGGCTCACGAGACTGCCATCCCCAAAAGCCTCCAAATGCTTCGCAAATCGTTTGGCGAGTGA
- the mutY gene encoding A/G-specific adenine glycosylase translates to MEESLPHSLDTQELSSLRRRLNHWFKSQGRPLPWRLTRDPYKIWISEIMLQQTTVKAVVPYYERFLGRFPTVVELAAATEEEVLQYWEGLGYYSRGRNLRKAAMVIQTEFASEFPKKLSELKSLPGIGRYTAGAIRSFAFDLPAPIVEANTLRLYCRLLNFAGDPRSRDGEKILWSFAEELQPKREAGKLNQALMELGSQICTPASPDCESCPVTIHCQAFIAQNQESVPLKKRRPKVTQTVEATIAIRSEDQFLVRQRQSGERWEGMWDFIRFPVESISYKQKLTKPAMQTLTAEALNKLSTDSIKIDDHLEFKTEIRHSVTRYRIRLICLQTNIDSIPKSSPANTQWATMEQLAELPMPKTGREFANLLRDQLENEE, encoded by the coding sequence ATGGAAGAATCACTCCCCCACTCGCTTGATACACAAGAGTTGTCCAGCCTGCGGCGGCGTCTCAATCACTGGTTCAAAAGTCAGGGACGTCCGCTTCCCTGGCGTTTGACACGCGATCCCTACAAAATCTGGATCAGCGAAATCATGTTGCAGCAAACGACAGTCAAGGCTGTCGTTCCGTATTACGAACGGTTTCTTGGACGATTTCCAACTGTGGTGGAACTGGCGGCAGCGACTGAAGAAGAGGTTCTTCAGTACTGGGAAGGACTGGGCTACTACAGCCGAGGACGAAATCTTCGAAAAGCTGCCATGGTGATTCAAACTGAATTCGCAAGTGAATTCCCCAAGAAACTCTCCGAACTGAAATCCTTACCCGGGATTGGCCGCTATACTGCCGGTGCGATTCGCTCCTTCGCATTCGACCTCCCTGCCCCCATTGTCGAAGCGAATACTCTCAGACTGTATTGCCGGCTGCTGAATTTCGCTGGCGATCCGCGCAGCCGAGATGGTGAAAAAATCCTTTGGTCATTCGCTGAGGAACTCCAACCAAAACGTGAAGCAGGAAAACTGAATCAAGCTCTCATGGAACTGGGATCGCAAATCTGTACGCCTGCATCACCAGATTGTGAGAGTTGCCCTGTTACGATTCATTGTCAGGCTTTTATCGCACAGAACCAGGAAAGCGTGCCACTAAAAAAAAGACGCCCCAAGGTCACACAAACCGTCGAAGCCACAATTGCAATTCGCAGTGAAGACCAATTTCTCGTGCGACAACGGCAATCTGGAGAACGTTGGGAGGGAATGTGGGATTTCATCAGATTCCCAGTGGAATCAATTTCGTACAAACAGAAGCTGACGAAGCCAGCAATGCAAACGCTGACAGCCGAAGCCTTAAACAAGCTTTCGACCGACTCGATCAAAATCGATGATCACCTCGAATTCAAAACAGAAATTCGCCACAGCGTCACCCGCTACCGGATTCGACTGATCTGCCTGCAAACGAACATTGATTCAATTCCCAAATCTTCCCCGGCCAACACCCAATGGGCAACGATGGAGCAACTCGCTGAGTTACCAATGCCGAAAACCGGCCGGGAATTTGCAAATCTGCTTAGAGACCAACTCGAAAACGAAGAGTGA
- a CDS encoding sensor histidine kinase has translation MATYFRRRSKIHLPITLSVSLMVLNVTLMICWIVVLSQRSLWGALTIGVLAFTLILAGLSAWLVLTLKEIGLNNRQANFVDSVTHELKSPIAALQLYLETLRMRHLSDEKREEFHGIMAHELQRLDNLISQLLEVGRLDALGDNEEPVNIEVSALLKQYAETACLHWKVEFEDVFTFETVPVVIQAKKIVLDLVFSNLIDNAVKYSGVPPQVQVSVKPHGRSRVQIQIANNGTGISPDDRKKVFQIFYRGGSELERRRKGTGLGLYIVNTLVKKSRGRIQIKDRQGSDAGCTFEVEFPDRIDPPPG, from the coding sequence ATGGCGACCTATTTTCGGCGGCGGAGTAAGATACATCTTCCGATTACGTTGAGTGTCAGTTTGATGGTGCTCAATGTGACGTTGATGATCTGCTGGATTGTTGTTCTTTCCCAGCGGTCACTCTGGGGAGCTCTCACAATTGGAGTGCTGGCATTTACCCTGATCCTCGCGGGGCTCTCAGCGTGGCTGGTTTTGACGTTGAAAGAAATTGGCCTCAACAATCGGCAAGCAAATTTTGTGGATAGCGTCACTCATGAGTTGAAGTCTCCGATTGCCGCATTACAACTTTATCTGGAAACGCTGCGAATGCGGCATCTTTCGGATGAGAAGCGAGAAGAATTTCACGGGATTATGGCGCATGAGTTACAACGTCTCGACAATTTAATTAGTCAGCTACTGGAAGTTGGGCGTCTTGATGCACTTGGGGATAATGAAGAACCGGTGAACATTGAAGTTTCAGCGTTGTTGAAGCAATACGCGGAGACAGCCTGTTTGCATTGGAAAGTTGAGTTTGAGGATGTCTTCACCTTTGAAACTGTCCCGGTGGTGATCCAGGCGAAGAAGATTGTCCTCGATCTTGTCTTCTCAAACTTGATAGATAACGCCGTTAAGTACAGCGGGGTCCCGCCGCAGGTTCAGGTGAGCGTAAAGCCGCACGGACGAAGCCGCGTGCAAATTCAAATCGCAAATAACGGGACCGGAATCTCTCCTGACGACCGGAAAAAAGTCTTTCAGATTTTCTATCGCGGGGGGAGCGAACTCGAACGCCGTCGCAAAGGGACCGGCCTCGGCCTCTACATTGTGAACACACTTGTCAAAAAGTCGAGAGGCCGAATTCAGATCAAGGATCGACAAGGCAGTGATGCAGGTTGTACCTTTGAAGTCGAGTTTCCAGACCGAATCGACCCTCCGCCAGGATAA
- a CDS encoding TIM44-like domain-containing protein yields MNRFQRATFLNFLIFTAVLVSACFVLPHEVWARAGGGGSYGGGGGGGSGGSGGSGGGGGELIYLLFWLCWHHPLIGIPLAIAMGFLMYHGGDRVKQGHITQTIRRGRRHQQDRLRDQTLNKIQQTDPTFELPAFLGRVKTAFEKIQHAWSEQDLHEVRSFISDGIHERFTLQIAMQKSEGIRNVMERVAVHNLEVVALFANENFETIHVQVKASAVDYNANLKTGKRIGEKSTSTFTEYWSFHRRPGAESIQGDGAIEGNCPRCGSLLKIVDKAECQSCGAQVNSGEFDWVLAEITQEQEWNVPQNEYLIPGITELKENDRGLSIQHLEDRVSVMFWRLKSAEFYNDLSYAEPIATPEFCDSFRNGLNPKEFWKDPAVGKVEMMDVKTGDNNTPDRIRVKVRWSGSLLEKINRKRTRVLRGQAIFTHVYTLIRDHNVQSIADATFTSAGCSNCGAPINVNKAGECVYCGTVLNTGKHDWVLDDVSPYLAVHAYQQDLSIPLAAGNLTGGQLDAHADSGLSLAVLAKVMLIDGDFNEKERAAIYRLGARRGLSTERVDEYIQHASARSTNIPTPEDPRQASAYLEQLIHVVLADGQITRQEKTLLKKFADHVGLADADVKMAINRERKRSYQAARQELRHTGQST; encoded by the coding sequence ATGAACCGTTTTCAACGTGCAACATTCTTGAATTTCCTGATCTTTACCGCAGTCCTCGTCTCTGCATGCTTCGTGCTGCCTCACGAGGTCTGGGCTCGGGCTGGCGGAGGAGGAAGTTACGGCGGCGGTGGCGGCGGAGGATCGGGCGGAAGTGGTGGCTCTGGAGGCGGGGGAGGGGAGCTCATTTATTTGTTGTTCTGGCTCTGCTGGCATCATCCTCTCATCGGGATTCCACTGGCAATAGCGATGGGTTTCCTGATGTATCATGGTGGAGATCGTGTGAAACAAGGGCACATCACACAGACAATTCGGCGAGGAAGGCGGCATCAGCAGGACCGGCTGAGAGATCAAACGCTAAATAAAATTCAGCAGACTGACCCCACTTTCGAATTGCCAGCATTCTTGGGGCGAGTCAAAACCGCATTTGAGAAAATTCAGCACGCATGGAGCGAACAAGATCTCCACGAAGTTCGCAGCTTCATCAGCGACGGCATCCACGAACGTTTCACTTTACAAATCGCGATGCAGAAGTCTGAAGGCATTCGCAACGTGATGGAGAGAGTCGCCGTTCATAACCTCGAAGTTGTCGCTTTGTTTGCGAATGAAAATTTCGAAACAATCCACGTTCAAGTAAAAGCGTCGGCAGTTGATTACAACGCCAACTTGAAAACTGGAAAGCGGATTGGTGAAAAGTCAACGAGTACCTTCACTGAGTATTGGTCCTTCCATCGGCGGCCAGGGGCGGAATCAATTCAAGGAGATGGTGCGATTGAAGGAAATTGTCCTCGTTGCGGAAGTTTGCTCAAAATTGTCGACAAAGCAGAGTGCCAGAGCTGTGGAGCGCAGGTCAATTCCGGAGAATTTGATTGGGTGTTGGCAGAAATTACGCAAGAGCAGGAGTGGAACGTTCCGCAAAATGAATACCTGATTCCTGGAATCACCGAGCTGAAAGAGAATGATCGCGGTTTGAGTATTCAACATTTGGAAGACCGTGTTTCCGTAATGTTCTGGCGATTAAAATCTGCAGAGTTCTACAATGACTTGAGCTACGCTGAGCCCATTGCCACGCCCGAATTCTGTGACTCGTTCAGGAATGGGTTGAATCCAAAGGAGTTTTGGAAAGACCCAGCTGTCGGGAAAGTGGAAATGATGGACGTGAAGACAGGAGACAATAACACCCCGGATCGAATTCGTGTCAAAGTTCGATGGTCTGGTTCGCTTCTTGAAAAAATCAATCGGAAGCGAACACGCGTTTTACGCGGGCAAGCAATCTTCACACATGTCTATACGCTCATTCGCGATCACAACGTTCAAAGTATTGCAGATGCAACCTTCACCTCTGCAGGATGTTCAAACTGTGGAGCCCCTATTAACGTGAATAAAGCTGGCGAGTGCGTTTATTGCGGGACCGTCCTGAACACGGGGAAGCACGATTGGGTTCTTGATGACGTCAGTCCGTATTTGGCCGTGCATGCGTATCAACAAGACCTGTCGATCCCGCTGGCGGCAGGCAATTTGACCGGCGGCCAGCTAGACGCCCACGCCGATTCCGGCTTGTCGCTGGCTGTGTTGGCCAAAGTGATGTTGATCGATGGGGATTTCAACGAGAAGGAGCGCGCAGCGATCTATCGGCTCGGGGCTCGTCGCGGTCTCTCAACTGAGCGTGTCGACGAGTACATTCAGCATGCGTCCGCGCGATCCACAAACATTCCGACCCCTGAAGATCCGAGGCAGGCCTCTGCTTATTTAGAACAGTTGATTCATGTCGTTCTGGCTGATGGGCAAATCACGCGTCAAGAAAAAACGCTCCTTAAGAAATTCGCTGACCACGTTGGCCTCGCCGATGCCGACGTCAAAATGGCAATCAACCGGGAGCGCAAACGATCTTATCAGGCAGCGCGGCAAGAACTTCGCCATACTGGACAGAGCACGTGA
- a CDS encoding DUF3592 domain-containing protein, with the protein MKQHRHSLFTTGSTIVLIVGSVFLIAGYCLLTFWGKPTLENAKASTNWPTVPGEVTESRVDSHRDKDGTTYSAEIVYRYTVDETEVHSNNVWFGGNYSSSSRSQFEEIVSRYPIGKEVVVYYKPDDIFIAVLEPGAHFTSYIGFVMGWGFLLIGACLLLVPMAGLFRGRKKNEKDEMMYFDDAGYDSGHE; encoded by the coding sequence ATGAAGCAGCACAGGCATTCATTATTCACAACCGGAAGCACGATCGTCTTGATTGTCGGATCGGTTTTTCTCATTGCAGGTTATTGTCTTCTGACTTTCTGGGGAAAGCCGACACTCGAGAACGCCAAGGCCAGCACAAACTGGCCGACTGTCCCGGGTGAGGTTACAGAATCTCGAGTCGATTCTCACAGAGACAAAGACGGGACGACCTATTCTGCGGAAATCGTCTATCGCTACACCGTCGATGAGACTGAGGTTCATTCTAATAACGTCTGGTTCGGCGGGAATTATTCATCCTCGTCGAGAAGCCAGTTCGAGGAAATCGTCAGCCGTTATCCAATCGGTAAGGAAGTTGTCGTCTACTACAAGCCGGATGACATTTTTATTGCCGTTCTGGAACCGGGAGCACATTTCACCAGCTATATCGGATTCGTGATGGGTTGGGGCTTTTTGCTGATTGGTGCTTGTTTGCTACTCGTCCCGATGGCTGGGTTGTTTCGAGGCCGCAAGAAAAATGAGAAAGACGAAATGATGTATTTTGATGATGCAGGTTACGATTCAGGGCACGAATAG